The sequence AAGGtctaaatatgcattttaatgtaaccAGTTTTCTGTTACAACTTTTTACACTCTCACATACCTTTAATCTCAACTGCAACTCTCCATGGGCAGCCATGCCTCACAAACCATACATGGGGCTTAACATGTGAGTAACAAGGAGCACCAAGGCATTCAACCAGTCACTCAATTATCCAATCCGTAGATTCACAAGTACCATGACAAAATTTTACCACAGATGCTAACACATGATAGacaggctgacacacacacatatgcatacatacataaacatgtcTTGCGTCAATCTGAAACTAATTTAAGGTATATCTGAAGGAAGAATTTTGGAACCTAGGCTTGAAgaacatctgaaatatttaatatgcatttcataGAATGAGTATACATTCACAGACTAAAAAGCAATAATCTTCATTGCCATTATTGAAGTGTGCTATCATACATCCGCTTCACTCGCTTGGCTTTATGGCCTACAGTTGGATCAGTAGAGTGCAGTGATATGCATTGAAATACTAGGTAAAATGATTTGCATATAAAGCACCCTTTTACTACATAAGACACCAGCTCTTGCTATGGAAGAATTTTTATTCTACAGTTCTTTTGATTTGATCAAAGCATATGAAAATATAGCATGCCTTTTAGAATGGCCAAAATCTCCCTTTGTGATATATATGGCAATGCATGTTTTAATCCCTAGTAGTTTCATGCCACTTGAATCTCCATTCAGGCccttaaaaacattttccttttatcccattttagagaaaaaaacatactgtgaaGATTGCCCACTACAAATGCTAAGGATGGGCACATTTCAAGAATGATTCAAGAGTGGGTTCAAATATCTCTTTGTGCGTCTGTCTCAGTAATTCAGGAACAGGGACCTACACCTCAGATGTACCCAAGCACAGACTACAGTTATCAATCTCATGCCTCCTAGCCAGTATACCTGCAGTATTCCTGTGTCATGTTTAATCTGTAATACACACCTCATCTTTGGACATTGCTGTGGAGTTATTTTAGCGCAGGAACTGACACGGAATTTCCTCTGATTATCTTGCAGGTCTTCGGCAGGAGCAGTTGTCCATTTCTTGGGTCATGGTCAGCTGAGAGATCCAGAGTCCCCAGCACACATTCTCTGCTGTGCAGCATTGTTGTGGCCATGAACACTTTAAAACCATAGGTGAGCACAGGTACAGCACTCTATATGCTTTAATCTTACATCTCAAGTTCCATAACCCAGCTAGGGAGGACTACATTAGTGTGGAGAAGCTAGTTGACATTTctcaaaaatgaacagaaaaaacaaacagaaggaaagagCCTCAGCTGCTGAAAAGTGTGCCTCTAACAGCAGTCACGCACCTGTTTTAAACAGGCTTGTTAACCAGTTGCTGGCtcttaaaaacagaaaaggttaCAATTACTCAGACAATTAACAATGACACAATTAATCCCTTCAGATGTGGTTCATTGAAATGGGTTCTGTCATGGATGAAGGTGAAATGGATAGACAAGGATCCTCATACAATTAgcaataattaaacaattagaACAAATGATCAGCCTggggggacaggtgaaggttctccttcacaatTAGTATTGTTCTATATGCAAATTCAAGGTAAGGTAGCAGCAAATTATGCATGTATGCTGttccaaaaaaacatgcacatggattttgaattatttgttgttttttttttggcatcacTTTTAAAACTACAGCATTTCATCAGTCAGCGAGGCAATTGGGCAGGTGGATGAGGTATAGTTTAACCTGCTGTCAGATCTGTTGTAAATCaagacataaaaacaaagaaggaACCAGTGTACCAAAATGGTGTGTGGTGCTAAAGTGAAGAATAATTTCTGTCACTGAGTTATGTTTGGGTGTGGGATGATTTCACTTTACAAAGTGAAGCTTCCCTCATTGGCTGCTATTTTATGTGTGGAGAAATAAAATAGAGTAAACTAAAACAGAATTTACCCACGTCACAATGATGTGCAATTGTTTTATAGCTATACAGGTCAGCTATACATTGCTCTGAGAGAGTGgctaacataaaataaaactttgtaGACTGTGCAGATTTCTTGTGGTGGCTCTATACTCTAAAGGGTTCTGACTCTGTTCTGTACCCTTACAGGTAATGACGAAGCGTCAGTCTGACTCTGGAGATGCCGAAGAGAAGAGACGTCCTTGCCATCGTGTTGATTGTGTTACCTTGGACTTTACTCATCACAGTTTGGCATCAAAGTGCAATTGCTCCTCTGCTAACCATCCGAAAGGGTAAAAACttaaacttaaaacttaaaTTACGGAAGGGTGGTCTTCCATCACAGTGAAAACCTGGTTCATTATAGACTTTTTCTGATTGACTGTTAATGGAAGAGCATTTGAGTAGCTTGCACACATACTAATCATACGTATCTGAGCTGAGAGATATAGCTCTTGCTTCCGTATACCTGCCACTTCACAATGAGTTAATGCTGATTTTAAGTTATTCAGTCGGCTTGCAGCAAAAGCCTTAAGGATCATCCTTGCTATTTAAGAGGTTAAACAGAAATGAGCTTCTGGAGTCAAAAGGagattatatttatttcttgtgGCTTTTAAGCAGTGGCCAAAGTAATCAATTCTCCAAGATGATGCAGAGCCATCATTTGAAGTCCTtggctaaataattaatgcagtGTCCTCAGGCATATCAAAAGGATTTGCAAGGTGACacctaaatataaaaatgaactcAGCGGCTCCACAAACAAATCTCACCAGTCACCAGAGTCACCAGAGAAGGCAATCCAATCACTTTGCTCTAAAGGGCAGCATAGAGTTTATGGAGCAATCTTCCGGGACCCATTTGCTCTGTGACAGTGCTGCAATTCAAAGCATATTAGTGCAGTTTAATATGTATTTCCTTTTCTAAGGAATGGAAAGAAGGCCTTTTTCTGGCTGAAAATCCTGAGCATATTGCCAAAGGTGATTGTGCTGATTTATGTGAAGCACAAAAACTTTTTAGTGTCTGGAATGCGAATTGCCTCATAATGCTGCAGTGATTAAGGTCACTATTAACGGGAATATAATCAGCGGAGAATAAACGCTGTTTATGATTCAATAATTATTCCAAATGGTTAGTTGACTTGGGCCGTCCGACTTCTGTTTTGAGGACATCAAATCAAATTCCACCTTCTTTTAATGCCTGATAAAATTCAACTCTGTGCCGCTGTGTCTGACTGAGTGCACAGGAGCACCTTCGCAGACCTTCATCCACTCACAGTGCCTGCTTTTACCTTTTCACAGCCTGTTACCACCTAGTAAAAGAGCTCTTTATCATACCAGGGACGCTTGCAGTTCGCCGACACCAGCTTGCAGGTACTTGCCTCATGGATTGTTGGGGTATTCAGTCTAAGTGTTATGGTACTTTGTCCCCAATTTTGAGGAAGAACTTAAACCAAGAATACTTGAGTACAAGAGACTTTTATTCTTGTATATCATCACCAGTCTGCCCATCATTGATATTAACATGATATATAAAGAATGATAAAAAGGTGATTAGaaaagtaattttttaaaaatgcattggaCTGCTTACTCAAAGTCAAGGGCAAAGTGCCACTGCAAATAGATTGAATTGCCCTCTGTGTTAAAAGACAGTGATACGTGGCAGCCAAACTAATGCCCAGTCCTCCTCTGCCCTAGATGACAGGGGAAACGGCCGGCGAGACACGGGCCAGGGCTCCGACTCCAAGGAATACTGCTCACCAGACAAGGACATAGTGGAGGTGGTGCGGACGGAGTATGTGTACACCCGCCCCCCGCCCTGGTCCGACGTGCTGCCCACCATCCATGTCATCACCCCCACCTACAGCCGGCCTGTGCAGAAGGCAGAACTGACCCGGCTGGCCAACACCTTCCTGCACGTGCCCAACCTGCACTGGATCCTGGTGGAGGACTCTCAGCGGCGCACCCCGCTGGTCACTCAGTTGCTCCACGAGACGGGCCTCAACTACACGCACCTCAACGTGGAGACGCCCCGCAACTACAAGCTGCGGGGTGACGTGCGGGACCCGCGCATCCCCCGGGGTACCATGCAGAGGAACCTGGCCCTGCGCTGGCTCCGTGAGACCTTCAGCGTCAACAGCACCCAGCCGGGCATTGTCTACTTCGCCGACGATGACAACACCTACAGCCTGGAGCTGTTTGAAGAGGTGAGATCAAAGCCTCCGCTCGCTGCCACGGGAAAGCCAATCTGGCTGCACATAGAGTGGCTTGTCTGAGATGCGCTCATCCCCTTGGcaacactgaaaatatgcataaaagCTATGACAGTGTATGGTTGGAAATTGCTCATATCTTTCCAAGTTTGATTCCTGAACCCTGTTTTCATATATTTCCATTTGATAAGGATCAACAAATTAGATTCAATTTTTACTTAATATTAGTTGGTTTTGATCTGATAACCTTCTGTAGTAACAAATGTTACTGCAAGCATCTCgtgttgtaatgtgtgtagCCCTGACGTTTTGTTTATTCCTTGCTGTGTGTACACGTACCTGagacataaataataaataatttagttGATCTCCATTTTTTGCcagattttttaatatatttataaattaccTTCATTAAAGGGGACTGCAGATGAAAATTAGCATTAGGCTAACTCTGATACAATGCATCAAATGgtaacatttatgtttaatattgtaCATGGTCccttataaataaaataaatacataaaaaataaaaaaatatatatctacaTATTAGAGTACTACCTGGAATTGTACCAGATGAGTCAttgtatgttttatgcattAATCTCTGCTTTAATCATTTCTAAAGactatgaaatatgcataaCACATCAGCAGTATATATATCTATGTCCATTTAATAACTGAACCTGAGCAGGATGAGGAAGAAATTGCAATTTGTAGTGAGTTGTAAGCATTGTAGCGACACTGTTCCATTTAATTGCAAAATATTCAGCATGACGCTTCACCAGCGGAGGAATGTAGACAAGCACTGGGCAAAGGTTACAGCCAACAATCAATACGCCGGAATACCTAAATTTAGTCAAGTTGCCTCTTCACAATAATGGATTGGACATGACTTCAGAGCATTAGTCTCTTCTTGTTAATTTGAAAGGGATATTGATGAGACTGTCATTACCTTTCCCTTGCAATCATGTGTAGAGCACTACAGCTCAAATGCTCCATCACTCCACGCAGTTAGAGTAGCAACCATGAGAGGCATGGTTGTCTCCACAGTGACTGATGACTTGAGTCATTAAGGCTTTCAGGCCTTTCAACCactttgctgctgttttgagCAGAGATGGACGTTAATATCCCCCGCTGATTCCATCGTGCTCCAAGACTCACAGGTCCCATTATGGGAGGTGAGTCTTGCACAGAGTATCTCGGAAGCACTTGGGTCACTTGAGAACATTCATCTAATTATGGAACAGAGCTGCAACAGAAAACCAGTACAGTAGCTACAATctcaaaatgttatttgttataaAATTTTATTCACAAAGCTGGACTGTACATGTTAGTCTGTTGGGCCAAAGGGTGGAATCTTGAGTGAAGGACTCCAAGTTACATAATTAAACTAATTACTAAGCTCATGAACAAAACTGCTTTGCTGTCAAAGTGATCTCTGATCAACAAATTAGAGTGAACATCAACATTATCAccttatttatgttgttttgcaCCCCACATCCACAGATCCACAGTACACCTGGGTTACCACTGCCCTTTCCCTGTTTCTCACAATGACTATCCCTCCCATGAGCCGTTCAACCAAGGTCCCATCTCATTGTGTTGATTAAAGATCCCATGACGCTGATCATAAACAAAAGGGTCTCCTGCCCTATCCAAACTCCCAATATTTCCATCTCAAACAAGCTGTCTACTAGTCCCAAAGTTAGTTGGGCAAATAAATCCCTGACACTCTCTACATAAGCTGACACGTGGCGCATGATGGTCGGCCTGCATCACACAGGGGGGGGTAGTACAGAGCATTGCCTGGAGATGAAAACTGGTGTTTCAATTGCTAAGGCTCCTCAACATTCCTCATAGCTTCATCCACAGGCCCACTGCGTCACTTGGTCCACCGGTAAAGACCCAAGGACTATTAGTAGTGAAACAGAGCAGTGCTGTCCCCATTCATCTTCCCAGCAGCCGGCCCTGACAGTGGAACACACTGCCCGGCCCCTCAGCGAGTTGcgtaaaattaaaatgacccataaaatatgcatttctccCTGTAAAGAAACCATGCATCATTGAGAAGGCTACATTAATTATTCagcctgtatttttttaaaaaatgcttatgCCGCCTCTTCAAACAGCAAAGCTTATTTACAGGAGccctttttatttatattccaGGTGCAGCTCTTTCTCCCAGGTTCCTTCCATGTAGGGTTCTCTAACCCGTGTTTTCATTATGTCAGGAATTTGGTAATGTGCTGTCGAATTTAACTCCTTACTCTCAGCATTTCTGGTCTGTTTTTGTTGCTCTGTTtgtactgtgaaaaacacaggCCTCAGTCTCTGAGCTCAGTGATTGTTCCATGGAAAGGGTGCATGCATTATAAAACCTGAAAATAAGCAACAACATACTTTAGGAATAAGAcgcactttttgttttaaatcatcAGAGGGGCATCTCAGACTGTGCACATACCTGCTTGCAAGGGTTATTGAAGTATGTGTATCCTGTTCAGTTTTTATATGACTTCTCAAACGTATGTCAGTATTGTGAAGGCAGCAATTTCCACATAGATACCAATGTTATGATTCATAAAGGATCCACCTCGGTTAATGGAAGTGCCAGTGTTAATGGAAGAAAAGTGCCGGTTTCACTTCTTGTGAATCTGATATTTGTGTTAACGCAGAAAGCAAGAGATACTGTTCATTTGCACACAGGGAACAATAtgccctttcctctctctcataaaTGTTGGTTCATCTTTAAATGCGGGCAGACGTGTCTTTGCACACAACGTTGGTTTGAACGTGACCGTTTGCATCACCCTCCAAAGCCAGTGCAGCAGCTCTGGCTGCTCCCAGTCGTTGCATTGCCCAGCCCCCACGGGCTGCGGTGAGGAAATGTAATTTAGTTTAATTCACTTCACAGCTGTACAGTGCACTCTGCTGAGTTGTAAACATATTAGGGGGGCAGAGACAACACCACTGATTCAATACAGTGGACAGAGAAGAGGATTCGTTGTGGCAATAGACCCGCGGTGCTCTCCCATAAACATCCCACCACATAAATCAGGGCTGTTCCTGCCACATCCTACAGCCATGGAGATGAATAGGCGCGATGATCGTGTCAGACAAATGGTGGACACTCCAACGAGGCAAGGCTGGGGACGCCTCCTGCGTGGGTGGGGCGAAAGTCGCGCAGTCgcgctctctgctctccctggaGGAGAAATCAGAGGTGACATCAATGGCGACTCCTTCTCTGTGTCAGCCCACGCCAGCCAGGCTTCATTAGACAACTCTGGAAGACATTGATTCCCACCAGCTGTGCCCAGGAAAAGAGCTCACCCCTCTCAAAAGTTATATTCCTGTATGGACAGCGGCAGTTTGACCTGGTCTAGGCAGCTGGtgtttttcttgctttcatTCTTACAAACAAGCAAATAGGCTATTATCTCTACACAAATGAATAACAACATTTAACCCTTAATCATTAAACCTTTCATtagtaattaaaatattatacttCAAAAGTAATTGAACCTTCCATTGATAATCGTTACAGCTTTCTTCGATTATACAGctgattttactgttttactcgTGTCATGCAGATACGAAAGTGTGAATTGGGGTTCAGAGATCACATTCAGTGGTTCCTTTTCATGTAAGGTTATTATAGGATGAGCTGCAATGAAAGCACATATAACAATCTGAAATTTGTTGGCCAATATTGTACTAAAGCCACCTACATTCAAACTCAGATGTAATTTACATATGGTACCAAATAAAGTGCTTACATTAGCCATGCTTACAAATAAGATGcatgtttgccttttttaaatggGGAATGGGATCTCTACTTTAAATATAGTATTCTTTACCGCACTAACAGTCTCATTTGAAATACAGATGCGGTCGACTCGGAAGGTGTCCGTTTGGCCGGTGGCCTTCGTTGGAGGCCTTCGCTACGAGTCGCCCAAGGTCAACGCAGCTGGGAAGGTATACGGCTGGAAGACGGTGTTCGACCCTCACCGGCCCTTCGCCATCGACATGGCTGGATTTGCAGTGAATCTTCGGCTCATTCTATTTAAGCCTCAGGCCTACTTCAAGCTGCGTGGCGTCAAAGGAGGCTACCAGGAGAGCAGCCTGCTCAGAGAGCTGGTCACTCTAAATGACCTGGAGCCCAAAGCTGCCAACTGCACTAAGGtaaggagagggagaaacagcagaCCACTTATTTTTCAAGGGGTCTGCGTGATTTGCATGACAgtattaaatggaaataaatatttttctgaaaaaaaaaatgaatttgatgttACATGCTTGACTTTTACCAACAGATACACGTAAATAATCAAATAACCAATATACTTATATACAAAATAACCAAAAGGAAAGCAGAAATAGTCAGACAGCATATACTGGATTAAAAGACTGTGATTGTTATCAGAATTTACATAATATGTTTCTGTGGGTGACTCACTTGAATGACATGCTCCCTGTTCTTTTAGACGTAGGCTGCTTCCTTGCTTCTTAGCCAAGAGTGAGTCTGCTTAATTTCAGCTGTTTTCCAAGAGAAGACCAAGACCAATGACTAATACCGTATTGAACTTGGTTCGGGATATTATTGTTTTCAGTCAATTCCTAAAGCATTAATGTACAGATGACAAGTTGTCATCTTATCGCAGATATTATCACAATGATTCAATATCCTGCCATTCCAAGAGGCAGACGTAGGACGTTACTCCTCTCAGACAGTAGACAGAGTCATTTGGTTGAAGATTTGACCTGTGAAGATTCGTCTCCTGCTTCAAGGGAGGGTGGGGCGGTGTACTGTGTATTATCATCACAGCCAGAGAGGGGAGGCTGGGGACTGGGCTCCAACAGCTCTCAGACTCATAATCCCACTCTTCAGCCCCAAGTGTGACTATTAACCTCCTGTGCACCTAGGTAAAGACGAGAGTGCCTGGTGCACCTCGGACGTGtccatgcattattcattataGCAGACAGGGGAGTCAGATGAAAGACATGATCAGAGAAGCTGCTGCAAGAGGGTCGAGGCAGAGAAAATGAGTTGTAGATCTTGCCATTCTTAGAGGAAGTCTATTAGGCCTTCCCATCTCTCCCAGCGAAC comes from Megalops cyprinoides isolate fMegCyp1 chromosome 3, fMegCyp1.pri, whole genome shotgun sequence and encodes:
- the LOC118775103 gene encoding galactosylgalactosylxylosylprotein 3-beta-glucuronosyltransferase 1 isoform X1, whose product is MPKRRDVLAIVLIVLPWTLLITVWHQSAIAPLLTIRKACYHLVKELFIIPGTLAVRRHQLADDRGNGRRDTGQGSDSKEYCSPDKDIVEVVRTEYVYTRPPPWSDVLPTIHVITPTYSRPVQKAELTRLANTFLHVPNLHWILVEDSQRRTPLVTQLLHETGLNYTHLNVETPRNYKLRGDVRDPRIPRGTMQRNLALRWLRETFSVNSTQPGIVYFADDDNTYSLELFEEMRSTRKVSVWPVAFVGGLRYESPKVNAAGKVYGWKTVFDPHRPFAIDMAGFAVNLRLILFKPQAYFKLRGVKGGYQESSLLRELVTLNDLEPKAANCTKILVWHTRTEKPVLVNEGKKGFTDPNVEI
- the LOC118775103 gene encoding galactosylgalactosylxylosylprotein 3-beta-glucuronosyltransferase 1 isoform X2; this translates as MPKRRDVLAIVLIVLPWTLLITVWHQSAIAPLLTIRKDDRGNGRRDTGQGSDSKEYCSPDKDIVEVVRTEYVYTRPPPWSDVLPTIHVITPTYSRPVQKAELTRLANTFLHVPNLHWILVEDSQRRTPLVTQLLHETGLNYTHLNVETPRNYKLRGDVRDPRIPRGTMQRNLALRWLRETFSVNSTQPGIVYFADDDNTYSLELFEEMRSTRKVSVWPVAFVGGLRYESPKVNAAGKVYGWKTVFDPHRPFAIDMAGFAVNLRLILFKPQAYFKLRGVKGGYQESSLLRELVTLNDLEPKAANCTKILVWHTRTEKPVLVNEGKKGFTDPNVEI